In Flavobacteriales bacterium, the following are encoded in one genomic region:
- the sppA gene encoding signal peptide peptidase SppA — translation MKFLKYTLASLLAIFIFIGSFFLFFLIIGLSSGGEETRNITKEHLLELNLKKPIVEQGEESPFMELDIPIFSDAMPLGLNQILESIDYAKTDDKIKGIYLSSEFITAGMANTTEIRDALEDFKTSGKKIYAYAEFFTQKSYYLASVADHIAITPVGAMELKGLSTQVMFFKDFLAKLGVSPQIIRHGKFKSAVEPFMLDKMSEANLEQTKTFIDEIWNSIATRIAEKRNVSIEEVNAIAEDLKIQTAQDAKDFGMIDAVSYLSEFENQVKTELSWKKFRTISIGKYRRTISKQYAKNKVAIIYAEGEIVSGKGTDGQMGSETIVEAIRDAKKDKTVKSVVLRVNSPGGSALASDVMWKELKELKEEKPIVVSMGDVAASGGYYISCMADKIYAQDNTITGSIGVFGLLFHIEDLMKNKLNIHVDQYKTHKYSDLGNISRPLSEDEKNIIQKSVVNIYDDFITKVADGRKISKDSVDAIGQGRVWSGVHAKSIGLVDELGGIDEAVAEAARLADLESYGTKEFPEMKDPFEMFLNDMSQVMVKKAGLENLQIIDKTANSLIQMTQKDRIQARLPFEIQMF, via the coding sequence ATGAAATTTTTAAAATACACTTTAGCTAGTTTGTTAGCGATCTTTATTTTTATAGGATCTTTCTTTTTATTCTTTCTCATTATCGGACTTTCATCAGGTGGAGAGGAAACAAGAAATATCACTAAAGAACATTTGTTAGAGTTAAACCTCAAGAAACCGATTGTAGAGCAAGGGGAGGAGTCTCCTTTTATGGAACTTGATATTCCAATTTTTTCAGATGCAATGCCATTAGGCTTGAACCAAATTTTAGAGAGTATAGATTATGCTAAGACCGATGATAAAATCAAAGGAATTTACCTATCATCAGAGTTTATTACTGCGGGAATGGCAAATACTACCGAAATTAGAGATGCTTTAGAAGACTTTAAAACTTCGGGTAAAAAAATATATGCTTATGCAGAATTTTTTACTCAAAAGAGTTATTACTTAGCATCGGTAGCAGATCATATAGCTATTACCCCTGTGGGAGCAATGGAGTTAAAAGGGCTTTCTACACAGGTGATGTTTTTTAAAGATTTCTTAGCAAAACTTGGGGTTTCACCTCAAATAATCCGTCATGGGAAATTTAAAAGTGCTGTAGAACCTTTTATGCTTGATAAAATGTCTGAGGCAAATTTAGAGCAAACAAAAACTTTTATAGACGAAATATGGAACAGCATTGCCACGAGAATAGCTGAAAAAAGAAATGTGAGTATTGAAGAAGTAAATGCTATTGCAGAAGATCTAAAAATTCAAACGGCTCAAGATGCTAAGGATTTTGGAATGATCGATGCAGTGTCTTATTTAAGTGAATTTGAAAACCAAGTGAAAACAGAATTATCTTGGAAAAAATTTAGAACAATATCTATAGGGAAATACCGACGAACGATTTCTAAGCAATACGCAAAAAATAAAGTAGCAATCATTTATGCAGAAGGGGAGATCGTTTCTGGAAAAGGAACCGATGGACAGATGGGTTCTGAAACCATTGTGGAAGCTATAAGGGATGCAAAAAAAGATAAAACAGTAAAATCTGTTGTACTAAGGGTAAATTCTCCTGGAGGATCAGCTTTAGCTTCAGATGTAATGTGGAAAGAGCTAAAGGAGCTCAAAGAAGAGAAGCCAATAGTTGTGTCAATGGGAGACGTGGCAGCCTCTGGAGGTTATTATATTTCTTGTATGGCAGATAAGATTTATGCACAAGATAATACCATCACAGGTTCTATAGGAGTTTTTGGTTTACTGTTTCATATAGAAGATTTGATGAAGAATAAACTGAATATTCACGTAGATCAATATAAAACACACAAATATTCAGACTTAGGAAATATATCAAGACCACTTTCTGAAGACGAAAAGAATATTATTCAAAAAAGTGTGGTAAATATTTATGATGATTTTATTACTAAAGTGGCTGATGGTCGAAAGATTTCAAAAGATTCTGTAGATGCCATAGGGCAAGGTAGAGTTTGGTCTGGTGTTCATGCAAAAAGCATTGGCTTGGTAGATGAATTAGGAGGTATAGACGAAGCTGTTGCAGAGGCAGCAAGACTTGCAGACTTAGAATCTTATGGAACGAAAGAGTTTCCAGAAATGAAAGATCCGTTTGAAATGTTTTTAAACGATATGTCGCAAGTGATGGTGAAAAAAGCAGGGCTTGAAAACCTTCAAATAATAGACAAAACAGCTAATTCATTGATTCAGATGACTCAAAAGGACCGTATTCAAGCAAGATTACCGTTTGAGATACAGATGTTTTAA
- a CDS encoding sigma-54 dependent transcriptional regulator produces MTKILIVEDEKAIRNVLKRIIMAENKKFQVVEAENGLDASKLIEKEYYDLILSDIKMPKMDGVEFLEKCMKISPDSAVVMISGHGDIETAVDCMKKGAYDFISKPPDMNHLITTIRNALDRKNLIVENKILKKKVSRKYQIIGESPAIKKVLDMIDKVAPTDARVLITGPNGTGKELIAHGIHEKSNRSGSSMVEVNCAAIPSELIESELFGHEKGAFTSAVKQKKGKFETATGGTLFLDEIGDMSLSAQAKVLRVLQESKITRVGGEKEIKVDVRVLAATNKDLKKEIADGKFREDLYHRLGVILIKNPSLDDRKEDIPLLVTHFVKQICNEQGIAQKEFKKDAIKLLESYSWSGNIRELRNVVERLIILSDKDITKADVEMFAAK; encoded by the coding sequence ATGACAAAAATACTAATTGTAGAAGATGAAAAAGCCATTAGAAATGTTCTGAAAAGAATTATCATGGCTGAAAACAAAAAATTTCAGGTGGTAGAAGCAGAAAATGGTTTAGACGCTTCAAAACTGATTGAGAAAGAATATTACGATCTTATTTTGAGTGATATAAAAATGCCCAAAATGGATGGTGTAGAGTTTTTGGAGAAATGCATGAAAATAAGTCCAGACTCTGCCGTGGTTATGATTTCTGGGCATGGTGACATAGAAACAGCCGTGGATTGCATGAAAAAAGGCGCCTATGATTTTATTTCGAAACCGCCAGACATGAACCATTTAATTACGACTATTCGCAATGCTTTAGACCGTAAGAATCTTATTGTAGAGAACAAAATTCTGAAGAAAAAAGTAAGTAGAAAGTACCAAATTATTGGAGAGTCTCCAGCAATCAAAAAGGTACTTGATATGATAGATAAAGTAGCTCCTACTGATGCCCGTGTACTCATCACTGGACCTAATGGAACGGGTAAAGAACTTATTGCACATGGTATTCATGAGAAAAGCAACCGAAGCGGTTCTAGTATGGTAGAAGTGAATTGTGCTGCCATTCCCTCAGAATTAATAGAAAGTGAACTTTTTGGGCACGAGAAGGGTGCTTTTACCTCTGCGGTGAAGCAAAAGAAAGGAAAATTTGAAACAGCAACTGGTGGAACACTATTTTTAGATGAAATAGGTGATATGAGTCTTTCGGCTCAAGCCAAAGTTCTTCGTGTGCTACAAGAGAGCAAAATAACCCGTGTGGGTGGCGAAAAGGAAATAAAAGTGGATGTGCGTGTATTAGCAGCCACCAATAAAGATTTAAAAAAGGAAATAGCTGATGGAAAATTTCGGGAAGACCTCTACCATCGTCTGGGTGTCATTCTCATCAAAAATCCTTCTTTAGATGATCGTAAAGAAGATATCCCTCTACTAGTCACACATTTTGTAAAGCAAATTTGCAACGAACAAGGAATTGCCCAAAAAGAATTTAAAAAAGATGCTATCAAACTATTGGAATCTTACAGCTGGTCTGGAAATATCCGAGAGCTTAGAAATGTGGTAGAAAGATTAATCATCCTTTCTGATAAAGACATTACTAAAGCAGATGTAGAAATGTTTGCTGCAAAATAA
- the radC gene encoding DNA repair protein RadC produces MNQSIKHWTDDEKPREKLIAHGASSLSVSELMAIILGSGTRELSAVALAKKILTKNQNSLLRLSKLTVKELCQNKGIGPAKAVSLMACFELANRKLDEQDMVLKRKKISSSYQIYSLFRKYLLHLPHEEVWAAFLTPSNRVLGIENIAKGGLNGVAFDSRSILKHALLYDASAIILAHNHPSGNKKISNDDVTATMRVKKALDLLNIRILDHIIICDQDYLSFVDEGILEPTKSTAYEK; encoded by the coding sequence ATGAATCAATCTATAAAACATTGGACAGATGACGAAAAACCAAGAGAAAAATTAATTGCTCATGGAGCATCTAGTCTTTCGGTATCCGAACTAATGGCTATTATTTTAGGCTCTGGAACTAGGGAATTGTCCGCTGTTGCATTGGCAAAAAAAATTTTAACGAAAAACCAAAATTCCCTTCTTAGACTTTCTAAATTGACCGTAAAAGAGCTTTGTCAGAATAAAGGTATTGGTCCTGCAAAAGCAGTGAGTTTGATGGCTTGTTTTGAGCTTGCGAATCGTAAATTAGATGAACAAGATATGGTGCTTAAACGCAAAAAGATTTCTAGTAGTTATCAAATTTATAGCCTCTTTAGAAAATATTTACTTCATCTACCCCACGAAGAAGTCTGGGCTGCTTTCCTCACCCCATCCAATAGAGTTTTGGGAATAGAAAATATTGCAAAAGGTGGTTTGAATGGCGTTGCCTTTGATTCTCGAAGCATTTTAAAACATGCTCTTCTATATGACGCTTCTGCCATTATTTTAGCTCACAACCATCCTTCTGGGAATAAAAAAATAAGCAATGACGATGTAACCGCTACAATGAGAGTAAAGAAAGCCTTGGACTTGTTAAATATCAGAATACTAGATCATATTATCATTTGTGACCAAGATTATCTAAGTTTTGTAGATGAAGGGATTTTAGAACCAACGAAATCTACGGCTTATGAAAAATAA
- a CDS encoding polyphosphate kinase 2 family protein has product MNIKKYRVLPGSEIDFNTDAPHHDEDHWKELRKKNCKEIRRIQERLYAQEKHSVLICLQGMDTAGKDSLIRRVIGPLNPAGVHVHAFKRPTEEELSHDYLWRHHKKLPPKGFIGVFNRTHYENVLVTRVHPEINLNLQLPNIHSVDDIDEDFWAMRYRQINQAEKTWVENGMIVIKFYLNISPETQKDRLMERLNNPEKHWKFEAGDLKERKYWKDYMTAYEEMLQETSFKDRPWYVIPSDFKPYSRYLVSEIILRTLEKYDIDFPESSKEVVKNIEKYKKELNKIDIGE; this is encoded by the coding sequence ATGAATATCAAAAAATATAGAGTTTTACCGGGCTCCGAAATTGATTTCAATACGGATGCTCCTCATCATGACGAAGATCATTGGAAAGAACTTCGAAAAAAGAATTGCAAAGAAATCAGAAGAATTCAAGAACGACTTTATGCTCAGGAAAAACATTCTGTATTAATTTGTTTGCAAGGAATGGACACCGCTGGTAAAGATTCCTTAATAAGAAGAGTTATAGGTCCATTAAATCCTGCTGGAGTACATGTTCATGCTTTCAAGCGTCCTACAGAAGAAGAATTGAGTCATGATTATCTTTGGAGACATCATAAGAAGCTTCCGCCAAAGGGTTTTATTGGTGTTTTTAATAGAACACACTATGAAAATGTACTGGTCACTCGAGTTCATCCAGAAATTAACTTAAATCTTCAGTTACCCAATATTCATTCGGTAGATGATATTGATGAGGATTTTTGGGCAATGCGCTATAGGCAAATCAATCAAGCTGAAAAAACTTGGGTAGAAAATGGAATGATTGTGATAAAATTTTATCTCAATATTTCACCAGAGACTCAAAAAGATCGTTTGATGGAACGCTTGAACAATCCCGAAAAGCATTGGAAATTTGAGGCTGGAGATCTCAAAGAAAGAAAATATTGGAAAGATTATATGACCGCTTATGAAGAAATGCTCCAAGAAACCTCTTTTAAAGATCGTCCTTGGTATGTTATTCCTTCAGATTTCAAACCTTATTCTCGTTATTTAGTTTCCGAAATTATCCTAAGAACTTTAGAGAAATACGATATCGATTTCCCAGAATCAAGTAAAGAAGTTGTAAAAAATATCGAAAAATATAAAAAGGAACTCAATAAAATTGATATTGGCGAATAG